Proteins encoded in a region of the Gigantopelta aegis isolate Gae_Host chromosome 13, Gae_host_genome, whole genome shotgun sequence genome:
- the LOC121387540 gene encoding E3 ubiquitin-protein ligase NRDP1-like: MGYEVIRFEGPVDEELICTICSGVLEDPLQAPQCEHAFCSSCIQEWLTRQPTCPVDRSPITPNQLKQVPRILRNLLSRLSIACDNVSYGCTAVIKLDSLHSHLQECDHNPKKPMHCEKGCGLVVPKDELKDHNCTKELRVVVAQMQMKMSEMISQMEEQKLALNEQKREICLLKEYMRSMRVSNPRMREIQATIENEDVIRWVSVLHPARVTRWGGMISTPDAVLQAVIKRALIDSGCPTHIVNELMENAHERRWPIGLSTLETRQLNRRQYENYVTKRIPNKQAVVVMACENQHMPEDLIMDPGLVMIFAHGVE, translated from the exons ATGGGTTACGAGGTGATCCGATTTGAGGGCCCGGTCGACGAGGAGCTCATCTGTACGATCTGTAGCGGGGTGCTCGAAGATCCCCTTCAG GCACCACAGTGTGAACATGCGTTCTGTTCCTCCTGCATACAAGAATGGTTGACACGGCAACCAACGTGCCCCGTCGACCGTAGTCCCATAACTCCCAATCAGCTAAAACAGGTTCCGCGGATCTTACGCAACCTGCTGTCGCGACTGTCCATCGCGTGTGATAACGTCAGCTACGGCTGTACGGCCGTCATCAAGCTAGACTCATTGCACTCGCACCTCCAGGAGTGCGATCACAACCCAAAGAAACCAATGCACTGTGAGAAGGGATGTGGTTTGGTCGTGCCGAAGGACGAGTTAAAG gACCACAACTGTACGAAGGAGTTACGTGTGGTTGTCGCTCAGATGCAGATGAAAATGTCGGAGATGATATCACAAATGGAAGAACAGAAATTAGCGCTTAACGAACAAAAAAGAGAAATCTGTTTATTAAAA gAATATATGAGGTCCATGAGAGTGTCTAATCCGAGGATGAGAGAAATACAGGCAACGATAGAAAACGAGGATGTcatcag atggGTTTCTGTTCTCCATCCAGCAAGGGTAACCCGTTGGGGTGGAATGATCTCCACCCCTGATGCAGTCCTGCAGGCTGTAATCAAGCGAGCCCTGATTGACAGCGGCTGTCCCACGCACATCGTCAACGAGCTGATGGAAAACGCCCACGAGCGAAGGTGGCCCATCGGACTCAGTACACTAGAAACGCGACAGCTTAACCGACGGCAGTACGAAAACTACGTAACAAAGAGGATACCAA ACAAGCAAGCGGTTGTGGTGATGGCGTGTGAAAATCAACATATGCCTGAAGATCTCATTATGGACCCAGGACTGGTGATGATATTTGCTCATGGAGTAGAATAA